The Terriglobales bacterium region CTGGTCGTGGCGCCGGCGACGGCGGACACGCTGGCCAAGTTCGCCAACGGGCTGGCCGACGACTTCCTTTCCACGCTGTTCCTGGCGACCAAGGCGCCGGTGGTCGTGGCGCCGGCGATGAACGTGAACATGTGGGAGAACGAGGCCACGCAGAAGAACATCGCGACGTTGAAGGCGCGCGGCGTGCGCGTGGTCGAACCGGATGCCGGGTACCTGGCCTGCGGCATGACCGGGCCCGGACGCCTCGCCGCGAACGAATCGATCGTGACCGCGGCACTCGAGGCGCTGGGCGCCACGCAGGATCTGGCCGGCGAGACGGTGCTGGTCACCGCGGGGCCGACGCGCGAGTATGTCGACCCTGTCCGCTACATCTCGAACCGGTCGAGCGGGAAGATGGGCTACGCGCTGGCGGAAGCGGCGCTGCGGCGCGGCGCGCACGTCATCCTCATCACGGGGCCGGTGGGGCTGAAGGCGCCGGGCGCGGCCGAGGTCGTGAAGGTCGAGACCGCCGAGCAGATGCGCGAGGCGGTGATGGCCAACCTGAAGCGCGCGAGCATCGCCATCAAGACGGCCGCGGTGGCGGACTACCGGCCGAAGCAGGCGGCGGCGGAGAAGATCAAGCGCAAGGGGCCGCTGACGATGGAGTTCGAGCCCACGGCGGACATCCTGGCGGAGATCGCGCGCGTGCGGCAGAACCAGCTAGTGGTAGGGTTCGCGGCGGAGACGAGCAACGTGCTGGCACACGCGAAAGACAAGCTGGAGCGCAAGCAGCTCGACATGATCGTGGCGAACGACGTCTCGAAGACGGAAATCGGGTTCGACAGTGACCGCAACGCGGTTTCGATCCTGACGCGCGACGGCCAGGTGATCGAGGTCGCGGAGACGACGAAGTGGGAGGTCGCGCACCGCGTCCTCGACGAAGTGGTCGCGCTCAAACAGCGCAAAGCTGCTACGATTCGGTCGTAAGTCGTAGCCCGATGACCGACCTGCTCAACGACCCAGAATTCCAAAGACAATTGGCCGCGCGGTTGCAGTATTACCGCGAGATGGGGATTTACGACCTGTATCGGCGAGGAGACGGCCAGAAGGCCGTCTCTGCCGAAGACGAGCGCGGGCGAGTCGCCCGCGCTCCAGCCGGCGAGCCGCCGGCGCTACCCATCGTGCGCGACGTCGAGGCCGAGCTGCGTGCCATCCGCGAGGACATCGGCGACTGCACGCGGTGCGTGCTGCACAAGGGGCGGAAGAACCTGGTGTTCGGCGTGGGGAACCCGCGCGCGGAGCTGATGTTCGTCGGGGAAGGTCCGGGGGCGGACGAAGACGCGAAGGGCGAGCCGTTCGTGGGTCGCGCCGGACAGTTGCTGAACAAGATGATCGAGGCGATGGGCCTGAAGCGCGAGGACGTCTACATCGCGAACGTGGTGAAGTGCCGGCCGCCGGACAATCGCACGCCGGAGCGCGACGAGATGGAGACCTGCGGGCCGTTTCTGTACCGGCAGATCGCGGCCATCCAGCCGAAGGTGATCGTGGCGCTGGGCGCGACCGCGACGAAGGCGCTGCTCAACGTGAACGAGCCGATGAGCGCGCTGCGCGGACGCTGGCACGACTTCCGCGGGACCAAGCTGGTGGCGACCTACCATCCTGCGTACCTGCTGCGCGACCCGCGCCAGAAGGGCGAGGCGTGGAAGGACCTGCAGATGGCGATGAAAGAGCTGGGGCTGAAGCCGCCAAAGGGCAGTGGTCAGTAGCCAGTGAGCGGCGCATCCGCGCCGCTTTTTTGTCCTGATACATTGTTAGCCGCACATGCCCGAATACTGCGACGTGGCGTTACCGGTCCCGCTCGACGCCACCTTCACGTATCGCGTGGGAGCGACCGCGCCGGTGGTCGGCGGGCGCGTGCTGGTGCCGTTCGGGCAGCAGCGCATGGCCGGCGTGGTCGTGCGGTTGCACGACGAGAAGCCATCCGTAAAGACCAAAGAGGTGCTCGAGGCGCTCGACGCCGCGTCGCTGCTGGATGCGCCCATGCGCGAACTGGCGGAGTGGATCGCGAGCTACTACCTGGCGCCGCTGGGCGAGGTCTTCCGCGCCATGCTGCCGGTGATGGCAGAGGTGCGGCGCATCCGCGAATACCGCATCACGGACGCCGGCCACGAGGCGCTCTACCAGGCGAGCGAGGTCGGGTCGTCGCGGCGGACGCAGCGCACGCCGGCGGAGCAGGACGTGGAGTACGCCGTCCTGAACTACCTGAGCGGCCGCGAGCTGGCGCGCGAGGGCTCGCTGCGGGCGGCGACCGGCGCCTCGCGCGCGCTGCTGGCGGGCATGCTGCGTAAGAAGTGGATCGCGTGGCAGGACGTCTCGGAAGCGCGCGAGCAGAAGCGCGTGGCGAAGGTGGCGGTGCTGAAAAACGCCGAGGGGAAGCTGAACGACTCGCAGCGGGCGATCGTCGAGGCGCTGGCGGCGAGCGGCGGGCGGCTGCACGTGGCGACGCTGCACGGGCTGGACATCTCGCCCAGCTCGCTGAAAACGCTGGAGAAGCGCGGCGTGGTGGAGATCGTGGAGGAGGCGCAGGACTTCCACCTCACGGGCATGAAGGCGAAGAAGCGCGACTACCAGCTCAACGCCGAGCAGCAGGGAGCACTGGAGCGGATCACGTCGGCGGCGAAGGCGGGGAAGTTCTCGGCGTCGCTGCTGTTCGGGGTGACGGGATCGGGCAAGACGGCGGTGTACCTGGCGGCGATGCAGGAGGTGCTGGCGGCGGGGAAGTCGGCGCTGATGCTGGTGCCGGAGATCGGGCTGACGCCGGCAGCGGCGGCGCACCTGTACGAGATCTTTGGCGACGAGGTGGCGATCCTGCACTCGGCTTTGACGCCGGCGGAGCGGGCGGAGCAGTGGCGGCGGATCCATGCCGGCGGCGCGCGCATCGTGGTCGGGACACGCTCGGCGGTGTTCGCGCCGGTGCCGGAGCTGGCGCTGATCGTCGTCGATGAAGAGCACGATTCTTCCTACAAGCAGGAGGAGACGCCGCGGTACCACGGGCGCGACGTCGCGGTGATGCGCGGCAAGCTGAGCGGCGCGGCGGTGGTGCTGGGCTCGGCGACGCCGTCGCTGGAGTCGTTCCACAACGCGGAGAGGCAGAAGTATGCGCTGCTGGCGCTGCGCGAGCGGGTGGAGAAGCGGCCGCTGCCCGAGGTCGAACTGGTGGACATGAAGGCGGAGTTCGCCGAGACGGGCGAGGATCACCTGTTCGCGCGCAAGCTGACCGGGGAGATCACCGCATGCCTGGCGCGCGGCGAGCAGGCGATGATCCTGCTGAACCGGCGCGGGTACTCGGCCATCGTGCTGTGCCGGACGTGCGGGGAGAAGATCGAGTGTCAGAACTGCGCCATCGCGCTGACGTACCACAAGGGCGCGAACAAGCTGGAATGCCACTACTGCGGGTTCAAGCGTCCGGTGCCGAAGACGTGCCCGAAGTGCGGGAGCGAGTACCTGTACTTCCTCGGGTCGGGGTCGGAGAAGCTGGAGGACCTGCTGCAGCGGGAGTTTCCGACGGCGCGCATCGGGCGGATGGACCGCGACACGGTGCGCGGGCGCGCGGACTTCGAGCGCGTGCTCGGCCAGCTGCACTCGGGCGAGATCGACCTGCTGGTCGGGACGCAGATGATCGCCAAGGGACACGACGTGCCGGGGGTGACGCTGGTCGGGGTGGTGGGCGCGGACTTCGCGCTCGGTTTCCCGGACTTCCGGGCAGCGGAGCGCACGTTCCAATTGCTGACGCAGGTGGCGGGGCGCGCCGGGCGGGGGGAGCAGCCGGGGCGCGTCGTGCTGCAGACGTTCTTTCCCGACCACTACGCCATCCAGTTCGCGGCGCAGCACGACTACGAGGGCTTCTACCAGAAGGAGGTGCGGTATCGCGGGTGGATGCGGTATCCGCCATTCTCGGCGCTGGCGAACGTGCTGGTGCGGAGCGACAGACTGGAGCAGGCGCTGCGGTGGAGCGGCGTGCTGGGTCGCTGGTTCGAGGGGAACAAGACGAAGAGCGTACGCGTGCTGGGGCCGGCGGCGGCGCCCATCGTGCGTCTGAAGCGGGACTACCGGTACCACTTCGTGCTGAAGTCGGATTCGCGGAAGCGGCTGAACGAGCTGCTGCGGGCGATGCTGGGACACGCGGCGGAGCAGAAGATCCCGCGGACGAACGTGATCGTGGACGTGGACCCGCTATCGCTGCTCTAGCGGTGGAAGTCGGCCCAGGAGTCGAGCAGGGAGCCGCCGACGATGGGCGCGGGCGTGAACGACAGGACGAAGATGAGCAGGGCGAGGAGCGCGAGTATGCGGCGGCCGCGGCCGAGCTCCGGCAGCGGCGCGACCTGCGGGTGCCGCGCGCCCATGAGCGCGAGGAAGAGCGCCCAGAACATCCAGCCACCCCAGAACAAGAGCGCCATCGGCAGCAGCAGGAGCGTGAGCGCGCGCGTGGAGCGGCGGTGCGCCGCGGGGGCGACGGCGTAGATGAGGTGTCCGCCGTCGAGCTGGCCGCCGGGCAGCAGGTTGAGCGCGGTGGCGAGCAGGCCGATCCAGGCGGCGATGGCGATGGGGTGGAGGTAGAGGGTGTCGAGGCTGAGCTGCGCGGCGCCGTAGTGCGACCACGGCATGAGGGAGTGCAGCAGGTGGAAGAGCAGCGGGTATCCGAAGGCGATGTCGGACTCGGCGACCAGGCCGGGGGCGTGCCTGGAGAGCAGCAGTCCCACGACGGCCGCGGGCAGGGCGACCACGAAGCCAGCGATGGGCCCGGCGACGGCGATGTCGAACAGCGCGCGGCGGTCCGGGATGGGCGACTTGATGCGGATGAAGGCGCCGAAGGTCCCGAGCAGCGTGGGCGCAGGGATGAAGAAGGGCAGCGTGGCGTAAACGCGGTAGCGGAGGCAGTAGAGGAAGTGTCCCATCTCGTGGGCCAGGAGGATGGCGAGCAGGGTGACCGAGAATGGGATGCCGAGCAGCAGGTTGCGGGGGTGGGAAAGGACCCAGCGGAGCGGGAAGAAGTCGTGGTCGAGGCGCAGCGGCGGCAGGTTGTTGAGGAAGTTGTACTCGAGGCGCGCGCCCATCATCAGCGTGGTGAAGACGGTCAGCAGGAAGAGGAGGAGATGGAGCCAGTAGCGGCGGCGGGGCGGGCGGAGGACGTAGACCGGATAGGGGTGGCCGGGGTCTGCGAGGGAGATGGAGAGGTTGGTTTCGGGTGTGCTCACGGGAGGCCGGATATCAGTATAGGGGTTCCTCGACTCGCGCTCCCTCGTCCGCCACGGCGGACTCCGGTCGCGCTTCGCTCGGAATGACAACAAAGAAACAGCGCGGCGCACAGCGGCCGCGCTCGGGGACGCCGGTGGTGCTAGTCGATGGACTGCAGCTCTTTGCCGGGCTTGAAGCGGACGGCTTTGCCGGGGGGAATGTTGACCTCGGCGCCGGTGCGAGGGTTGCGTCCGATGCCGGTCTTGCGGGGGCGGACGTTGAAGACGCCGAAGCCGCGCAGCTCGATGCGGTCGCCGCGGGACAGCGCTTTCTTCATGCTCTCGAAGACGATCTCGACAGCCTGCTCGGCCTTGGTCTTGGTGATGCCGGTCTTCGAGACGACCTGGTTGATGATGTCGAGCTTGATCACGGTCGGGCTCCGCGACGCTGGGATGCTGGGATTGTTGGGGATTCTTCCAACTAGCGGATACTAAAGGGGATAGCGGACGTTGTCAACGAAAGGTTTGGGCGGGGTTTCCCACAGCTTTTTTCGGCTGCCGGATTCCCAAAAGCCGCGGCTTCGGGGATATTGAAGGGAGAAGCTCACTGCCTAGCGAGGAAGGGATTAGCATGAGTTCTGCCGCGCCCGTGGAAGTGCCCGTAAAGAGGACAGGAATGTCGATCAAGAGCGATCGCTGGATCCGCATGATGGCGCTGGAACACGACATGATCAACCCATTCGCCGACCGGCAGAACGCCAGCGGCATGATCTCGTACGGGCTGTCGTCGTATGGGTACGACCTGAGGGTGTCGGACGAGTTCAAGATCTTCACGAACGTGAACAACTCGATCGTCGACCCGAAGGATTTCCGCGAGGAGTCGTTCGTGACGAAGCGGACGGACGTGGCCATCATCCCGCCGAACTCGTTCGCGCTGGCCAGGTCGGTGGAGTACTTCAAGATCCCGCGCGACGTGCTGACGCTATGCGTGGGCAAGAGCACCTACGCGCGCTGCGGCATCATCGTGAACGTCACGCCGTTCGAGCCCGAGTGGGAAGGGTTCGTGACGCTGGAGATCTCGAACACGACGCCGCTGCCGGCGAAGATCTACGCCAACGAGGGACTCTGCCAGATCCTGTTCTTCCAGTCCGACGAGATGTGCGAGGTCAGCTACAAGGACCGCAAGGGCAAGTACCAGGCGCAGCAGGGGATCGTGCTGCCGAAGATCAAGTAGCCGCCGGCAAGTGGACAGTGGACGGTGGACAGCTCGCGTCCCGTGACCGTCCACTGTCCACTCGCTGTGGACTGTGGACTACCCCTGTGATAGGGTAGGCAGCAAATCTAGCCTGCATCGATTTCCCCGGAGAGAGCTGCGCGGCCGCACGCATGTGCCGTTGTCTGCTATCCGGCCGATGCGGTCCAGTCGAGGCCTCATGAAAGACGACTCCACGGCGGCGCGGCAGGCGCCCGAGACGGTTACGGACGACTTCTCGAACCGGAAGCTGATCCGGCCGACGCTGACGCGTCCGGAGCAGCCGGAGCGGCGGGAGCGGCCGATGGGTGGCGGCGGAGGCCGCAAGCCCACCCCCCCGGAGCAGACCCACGCCGAGAACTTCTACTACCAGAAGCAGATGCAGACGCATACGCGGCTGGTCGTGGTGCTCAAAGACGGCGAGCAGATGCACGGGACGATCGAGTGGTACGACCGCGATTGCATCAAGCTGAACCGGGGCGGGCAGTCGAACATCCTGATCTACAAGCCGAGTATCAAGTACATCTACAAGGACGAGAACGGCCGCAATCACAACGGCGGCTAGGCTTCCACAAGAACGAACGACGCCCGCCACGGCGGGCGTTTTGCTTTGGTCAAAACCAAGACAGGAGGAAGGGAGGAGGGGAGGTTTGCGGAGAAGTCCTCTTTCTTGCTGGGTTCTGGCGAGTTCGCTCGGTATGGCTCACGAGAAAGGGAAGAGAGGTGGGCGCGGAAACTTGCCTAGCGCTCGAGGGAGACGGCGAAGGCGTCGAGGGAGAGCGAGCGCAGCAGATTGCGGCGCATGCCGCGCTCGACCTCGGCGAGTCCCTGGGCGGCGGCGGCGAGCCAGGGGAAGTCGATGGAGCCGGCAAGGCGCGTGAGGTCGGGCGCGATGTCTACGTTGCGGATGAGCTCGGTGGCGCCGGACCTGGCGAACATCAGGTCCTCGAGGAGGAGATAGAGAGCGCGCAGGAGCTGGTCGGTCTTCTCGCGGCCCTCGGCGCCGGCGCGGTAGGTCTCGGTCACGCGGAAGAGCGCGCTGTGGTCCTCGGCCGAGATGGCGGACTTGAGGAGCGCGAGCGCGTCGGTGCGCGCGGCGATGTAGGCCGCCAGGTCGAAGGACCTGGCGCGGCCGATGGCGCCCTCGGCAAGGCGGGCGATGAGCGCGCGCTGCCTGGCCGCGAGCTCGGGGCGGCGGGCGAGATATTTCTCGATGTCGGCGACGGGCAGCGCGCCGAGCGTGAGCGTGACGCAGCGCGAGCGGATGGTCGGCAGCAGCTCGCCGGGATTCTCGGCGAGCAGGAAGAGGGTCGCGAACTCGGGCGGCTCTTCCAGGACTTTCAGCAGCGCGTTCTCGGCCTCGCGGATGAACGCGGTGCAGGTGAAGATGTAGACGCGTTCGCGGCCTTCGCCGGGCCGGTAATAGATGGTGCCGATGACGTGGCGCACCTGGCCGACCTTGATCATCATCTGCGGCGGGTCGGCGGGGATGATGAGGACGTCCGGGTGGGTCTGGACGAAGATGCGGGTGTCCTTCTTGTCGGTCTCCTTTAGGCCTTCGCGGGCTTCGACGGCTTCGTGGAAGCGGGCTTCGAAGTCGTCGGCCTGGGCGATGCGGGTGCAGTTGGAACAGCGTCCGCAGAACTCGGCGAGACCGTTCTCGCGCGGCTGGTCGAGGCAGTTCATCGCCTTGGCGGCCATCTGCGCGAGCGTGTACTTGCCGGCGCCGCGGGGGCCGGCGAGGATGACGGCGTGCGGCAGGCGCCGGCGCGCGATCATCTCGCGCAGGCGAGTGACGGTTTCCGAGTTGCCGTGGAAGTCGGAGAAAGGCATCAGCGGCGGGCTCCGGTGGCGGACTTGAGGAGGCGCTCGCGCACCAGGCCGAGGATCTCTTCGGAGACGGGGTCGGCCTGCTTCCGGGCGTTGACCACGACGACGCGCTGCGGCTCGCGCTTGGCGATCTCGAGGTACTTGTCGCGGACGCGGCCGAAGAAGGCGCGCGACTCGGACTCAAAGCGGTTCTCGTCCACCGTGACGCCTTTCTGCTGGTTGCGGCGGCGCGCGCGCTCCACGCTGGCAGCGACCTCGGAATCCATCAGGATGGTGAGGTCGGGTTGGAGGTTTCCGCAGAGCGTGCGATGGAGCGCGAGGACGGGTTCGGAGCCGAGCTTGCGGCCGCCGCCCTGGTAGGCCTCGGAGGAGTCGGTGAAGCGGTCGCAGAGGACGAACTTGCCGTGGTCGAGCGCGGGGCGGATGACCTCGGCGATGTGCTGGGCGCGCGCGGCGAACATGAGCGCGAGCTCGGCCCAGGGGTCGAGGCCCGCGGTGCGCGAATCGAGCAGGACGGCGCGGACGTTCTCGCCGATGGCGGTGCCGCCGGGCTCGCGCGTGGTCACGACGGTGAGCCCCTGCTTGCGCAGGGCGGCGGCAAGGCGCTCGAGCTGCGTGGACTTTCCGCAGCCGTCGAGGCCCTCGATGGTGATGAACTTGCCGCGCCGGGTGGTCATCGAACCCGAATCATATCAGTCGCACCCGATCAGGATGCTCGCCTCGCGCAGCGGCGCGGTGGCTCGCCCAGGTCCTTCGCTCGGCAAAAAGAAGAAACGCCTCGCCCAGGATGACAGCCCCGCGTGGTAGACTCCGCGCCATGATGCGGGTCGGCGACTACATCGAGACGTACTGCTCGAAGTGCAAGCGGCCGAGCGACCACTCCGTGGTGGCGATGGAGGGCGACAAGGTCACGCGCGTGCGGTGCCGCACCTGCGACTACGACCACTCCTACCGCGCCGGCCAGACCGGCAAGAAAGAGATGACCAAGGAGGAGGCCTTCAACAAGGTGCTCGCCTCGGTGATGGGCACGATGCCCGGCGGCATGCCGGAAGATAAACCCAAGAAAAAGAAGAAGTAGACCGGCCGGCGGCGGGCGGTGTGTATCATGGCCCATCTTTCCCAGGGCTCCGGGACCCGCACGCTCCGGAGGTGTGTGATGAAGCGCTGGGCCATCCTTGCAGCCGGCCTGTTGCTGGCCGGCATCTCGTTCGCACAAACCACCTTCCCCGACGTCAAGGCGCGCTTCGTGAAGAGCAACGAGCGCGAGATGGACGAAAAGGGCGCAACGCTGGTATTTGACGACGCGGCCCGGCGGCTGCGCGTGAAGTCCGGCGACCGTCCCCTCGACGTCGCCTACGACGACATCAGCAAGGCCGTGGTGGAGGTCGACACGCTGGGGCGGAAGGCCGGGTTCGGCGCGTCGTTCCTCGGCATGATGGCGGGCGGGCTGCTCTTCGGCAACGCCATCGCCACCTCGATCGACAAGCCCTTCGACAACGACCACTACCTGGTGCTCGAGCACAAGCAGGCCGGCGGCACGGCGACGTACGGGTTGGTGATCGACAAGAAGTCGGCGGCGGCGGTGATGAAGGCGCTGCAGGGCGCCCTCGGCGAGCGCCTGCAGGTGCCGGTCTTCGAGGAGAAGCCGCTGGAGATCGACAAGGACACGCTGCCGAAGGTCCGCATCCGCTACCTGAACACCGACAAGCAGCATCCGCTGCCCGAGGTGAAAGGCGACAAGGCGCTGGTCGTGGTGGCGTCGCCGGCGACGGTCATGCGGCGCATCGGGCCGGAAAAGCGCTACGCCTACGCCGGGCTCTGGGCCAACGGGAAGCTCGTGGGGTTTACCGGGCCCGGCTGCTACCTCTTCTTCTACCTCGAGCCGGGGGAGTACGACCTGATCAGCCAGACCTACGACGCGGTCGGCTTGCGGATGAAGCTGGAAGCGGGCAAGGAGTACTACCTCACCCAAACGCTCTACGCGAAGGGGATCCGGCCGCGGTCCTTCCTGACCCGCCACTCGAAGGAGCTGGTGATGTACGAGGTCGGCGGCTCGCTGTGGTCGGACTGGAGCATCGAGGAGAAGAAGTAGCGTTATTCCACTACGCCCGCGAACAGGTCCGTTTCCAGTTCCTTGTCGGCGTGGCCGGGCTTGAGGCGGTTGGCGAGGTGGTAGTACTCGACCTGGCCGCGCGCGCGCACGGTCTTCTCGTAACGTTCCAGCAAAGGATTCTGCGAGGTGTGCGCGGCGAAGGCGCGGATCTTCGTCTCGAGGTGCCGGCCGATCTGGATGGCGGTGGTGATGGGCGCGAGCGCGACCGGGTGCGGGTAGTCGGGCAGGGAAGAGGGCGCGGTGGAGTAGTAGAGCTTCTGGGCGTAGTGAGGCGCGAGGCCGGATTCGAGCTGGTCGGTGAAGCGGTTGGAGCGGCCGGCCCAGTGGTAGGCGGCGGAGGCGAACAACGAGGCCATCGAATGGTCGGGGTGCGCGGTGATGACGCCCTCGGTGCCCTGGCAGAGCACGATGTGCGGCTTCACGGTACGGATGCGGCGGACCAGGGTGCCGACGACCTCGAGGAAGTTCTCGCGGTCGAGGCCGGCGTCGCGGTAGCCGAGCACCTCGCCGTCATGGACCTTGAGGATGGCGCAGGCGGCGGCGAACTCGTTGCGGCGCAAGGCGGCGAGCTCGTCGTCGGACCTGGCGCCGCCGCGGTTGCGGGCGGCCTGGCCGGGGGTGAGGCAGGTGACGTAGGTCTGGACGCCGCGTTCCGCGTAGATGAGCAGGGTTCCGCCGAAGCTGCCGGCTTCGTCGTCGGGATGGGCGGTGACGCAGAGCAGTCGGAACATTTTTCGGCAAACGAGCGGAGCAGCAGCAGGACCGCGGGGCGGCATCTCAAAAGCAGCGGAGTGACGTCGCCTCCGCCTGCAGGCCCCCATGCAGAATACAACGCAGACGCGCCGGCTGACGATCCTCGGGGTCGTGCTGCTGCTGGCCGCCGCGGGCGCCGCCTCGGGTCCCGCGAAGTCGGCACCCACGGCGTGGGGCTACGACTTTCACGCGGTGGTGCCGCTGGGCTACGACACGCTGCGACTGGAGCCGGCGAAGAAGGTCGTGTGCCTGCTGGCGTCGGCCGAGGCGATCGGGTTCGAAGGGCTGCAGCGGCGGGAAGACAACGGGCGGGTGCTGGTCACCAGCGCCAGCGGCGAGCCGGTCAAGCATTATCCCGAGGTCATCGACTTTCGGGTGACGGCGAGCGCGCGCAAAAAGAAGCTGGCCGACCGCGACGATGCGCCGTACCCGGTGCATGCGGAGCAGCCGGTGAACGACTACCTGCTCAGGCTGAAGTTCCGGCTGGTGATCTTCCACGGCCTGGAGGCGCGGGTGCTGGAGCCGGCGGCGGTCAGGCTGATCGGGGTTCCGGCGGACGTGCCGTACGACGAGCGCGTCTACCGCGTGTCGTTCAACGTGGGCAAGGTCGCGGTGGAAGACCGCATGGTGCTGGAAGTGCTCGACCCGGACGGCAACCGCGTGAGCAAGTTCCCGCTGATCGTCGGGTAGAGCGGCGGCTAGTGGTTCGCGGTTCGTTCGGGATCGAGCGATTCCGCGAGAGCCGCCTCTACGGCTTCTTCGTCCTGGGCGGCGAGACTCTTTTCCTCCAACATGAACGCCAGCACCTCCTGGGGGTGCGAGGCCATCCAGACCGGCGCGAAAGACTGGCGGTGGAGTGGCGAGGGCCCGTGCTCGCGGAGCACCGCGGCGTGCTTGCGCGTGAAGTAGCCCTTGTTGGAGGCGAGGCCGTAGACGGGGAAGACGGGGTCCCAGGCGGCGACCATGCGGTCGCGCTCGACCTTGGCGATGATG contains the following coding sequences:
- the tmk gene encoding dTMP kinase, with the protein product MTTRRGKFITIEGLDGCGKSTQLERLAAALRKQGLTVVTTREPGGTAIGENVRAVLLDSRTAGLDPWAELALMFAARAQHIAEVIRPALDHGKFVLCDRFTDSSEAYQGGGRKLGSEPVLALHRTLCGNLQPDLTILMDSEVAASVERARRRNQQKGVTVDENRFESESRAFFGRVRDKYLEIAKREPQRVVVVNARKQADPVSEEILGLVRERLLKSATGARR
- the coaBC gene encoding bifunctional phosphopantothenoylcysteine decarboxylase/phosphopantothenate--cysteine ligase CoaBC → LVVAPATADTLAKFANGLADDFLSTLFLATKAPVVVAPAMNVNMWENEATQKNIATLKARGVRVVEPDAGYLACGMTGPGRLAANESIVTAALEALGATQDLAGETVLVTAGPTREYVDPVRYISNRSSGKMGYALAEAALRRGAHVILITGPVGLKAPGAAEVVKVETAEQMREAVMANLKRASIAIKTAAVADYRPKQAAAEKIKRKGPLTMEFEPTADILAEIARVRQNQLVVGFAAETSNVLAHAKDKLERKQLDMIVANDVSKTEIGFDSDRNAVSILTRDGQVIEVAETTKWEVAHRVLDEVVALKQRKAATIRS
- a CDS encoding uracil-DNA glycosylase, translated to MTDLLNDPEFQRQLAARLQYYREMGIYDLYRRGDGQKAVSAEDERGRVARAPAGEPPALPIVRDVEAELRAIREDIGDCTRCVLHKGRKNLVFGVGNPRAELMFVGEGPGADEDAKGEPFVGRAGQLLNKMIEAMGLKREDVYIANVVKCRPPDNRTPERDEMETCGPFLYRQIAAIQPKVIVALGATATKALLNVNEPMSALRGRWHDFRGTKLVATYHPAYLLRDPRQKGEAWKDLQMAMKELGLKPPKGSGQ
- the priA gene encoding primosomal protein N', encoding MPEYCDVALPVPLDATFTYRVGATAPVVGGRVLVPFGQQRMAGVVVRLHDEKPSVKTKEVLEALDAASLLDAPMRELAEWIASYYLAPLGEVFRAMLPVMAEVRRIREYRITDAGHEALYQASEVGSSRRTQRTPAEQDVEYAVLNYLSGRELAREGSLRAATGASRALLAGMLRKKWIAWQDVSEAREQKRVAKVAVLKNAEGKLNDSQRAIVEALAASGGRLHVATLHGLDISPSSLKTLEKRGVVEIVEEAQDFHLTGMKAKKRDYQLNAEQQGALERITSAAKAGKFSASLLFGVTGSGKTAVYLAAMQEVLAAGKSALMLVPEIGLTPAAAAHLYEIFGDEVAILHSALTPAERAEQWRRIHAGGARIVVGTRSAVFAPVPELALIVVDEEHDSSYKQEETPRYHGRDVAVMRGKLSGAAVVLGSATPSLESFHNAERQKYALLALRERVEKRPLPEVELVDMKAEFAETGEDHLFARKLTGEITACLARGEQAMILLNRRGYSAIVLCRTCGEKIECQNCAIALTYHKGANKLECHYCGFKRPVPKTCPKCGSEYLYFLGSGSEKLEDLLQREFPTARIGRMDRDTVRGRADFERVLGQLHSGEIDLLVGTQMIAKGHDVPGVTLVGVVGADFALGFPDFRAAERTFQLLTQVAGRAGRGEQPGRVVLQTFFPDHYAIQFAAQHDYEGFYQKEVRYRGWMRYPPFSALANVLVRSDRLEQALRWSGVLGRWFEGNKTKSVRVLGPAAAPIVRLKRDYRYHFVLKSDSRKRLNELLRAMLGHAAEQKIPRTNVIVDVDPLSLL
- a CDS encoding site-2 protease family protein produces the protein MSTPETNLSISLADPGHPYPVYVLRPPRRRYWLHLLLFLLTVFTTLMMGARLEYNFLNNLPPLRLDHDFFPLRWVLSHPRNLLLGIPFSVTLLAILLAHEMGHFLYCLRYRVYATLPFFIPAPTLLGTFGAFIRIKSPIPDRRALFDIAVAGPIAGFVVALPAAVVGLLLSRHAPGLVAESDIAFGYPLLFHLLHSLMPWSHYGAAQLSLDTLYLHPIAIAAWIGLLATALNLLPGGQLDGGHLIYAVAPAAHRRSTRALTLLLLPMALLFWGGWMFWALFLALMGARHPQVAPLPELGRGRRILALLALLIFVLSFTPAPIVGGSLLDSWADFHR
- a CDS encoding PIG-L family deacetylase — translated: MFRLLCVTAHPDDEAGSFGGTLLIYAERGVQTYVTCLTPGQAARNRGGARSDDELAALRRNEFAAACAILKVHDGEVLGYRDAGLDRENFLEVVGTLVRRIRTVKPHIVLCQGTEGVITAHPDHSMASLFASAAYHWAGRSNRFTDQLESGLAPHYAQKLYYSTAPSSLPDYPHPVALAPITTAIQIGRHLETKIRAFAAHTSQNPLLERYEKTVRARGQVEYYHLANRLKPGHADKELETDLFAGVVE
- a CDS encoding HU family DNA-binding protein; its protein translation is MIKLDIINQVVSKTGITKTKAEQAVEIVFESMKKALSRGDRIELRGFGVFNVRPRKTGIGRNPRTGAEVNIPPGKAVRFKPGKELQSID
- a CDS encoding RNA chaperone Hfq is translated as MKDDSTAARQAPETVTDDFSNRKLIRPTLTRPEQPERRERPMGGGGGRKPTPPEQTHAENFYYQKQMQTHTRLVVVLKDGEQMHGTIEWYDRDCIKLNRGGQSNILIYKPSIKYIYKDENGRNHNGG
- the dcd gene encoding dCTP deaminase; translation: MSIKSDRWIRMMALEHDMINPFADRQNASGMISYGLSSYGYDLRVSDEFKIFTNVNNSIVDPKDFREESFVTKRTDVAIIPPNSFALARSVEYFKIPRDVLTLCVGKSTYARCGIIVNVTPFEPEWEGFVTLEISNTTPLPAKIYANEGLCQILFFQSDEMCEVSYKDRKGKYQAQQGIVLPKIK